The window GGAATGACCGTAATGTTCAGCGTGAGCATCCAGAACATCAAGAAATGCCTGACCGTAGGATTCCAATTTGCGCACACCAATCCCAGAAATAGCGGCCATCTTCTTTAGATTCATAGGACGATGGTCCAATATCTCCAGAAGGGTAGTATCGTAGAAGATCATGTAGGCCGGTACTCCCTGTTCGTCAGCCAATTCTCTACGCCGGGCCTTGAGTACATCCCATAAGGTTTGATCGGCAGGATTATTAAAGGTTCGAACACTGCCACGAATTGGCCTGGGACTACTGCCCTTGCCTCCAGGAACACGCATATCCTTGGTACTACGGCACGACGGCGGATCAATACGCAGCCGTATCGGTACATCTCCTCGCAACACGGGGCGACTCGCGGGAGTCAATTGCAAGCCTCCATAGCCTTCTACGTCTACAGCCAAAAGACCGCTTGCTACCAATTGGCGGTAGATAGACCGCCATTCGTTTTCATTCAAATCTTTACCGATTCCGTAAGTACTCACCTGATTATGACCAAAGCGCAATACCCGCTCGGTATTTCGTCCCAGCAAAACGTCTACTAAATGGGCGGCACCAAATCGATTACCGGTCCGATAGACACAAGACAGGGCCTTTTGCGCAAGAACGGTACCGTCCCTACTCTGAATTGGCTCCAGGCACGTATCACAATTACCACAAGGTTCCTCCCGCTCCTCACCGAAATAATTCAACAACACCTGACGCCGGCAGACCGTTGTCTCGCAATAACCCAACATTGCCTCTAGCTTGTGTTGTTCGATTCGTTTATGTTCCTCATCCGCCTCCGATTTCGCCAGTATCTGACGGAGCAGAACGACATCACCTAATCCATAGGCCAACCAGGCATCTGCAGGCAAACCATCGCGCCCAGCCCGGCCAGTCTCCTGGTAATAGCCTTCTAAGCTCTTAGGCAAATCCAGGTGAGCGACGAAACGGACATTGGGTTTGTCAATCCCCATCCCAAAGGCAATGGTAGCAACCATAACGACCCCTTCTTCACGCAAAAATCGGTTTTGATTCGTGGTACGTGCCACCGTTTCCATTCCTGCGTGGTAAGACAGAGCCTCCCAACCTCGTGTTCGGAGATAGGCAGCAGTACTTTCTACCGTCTTACGCGATAGGCAATAGACGATTCCTGTTTCTCCCGGATGCTCCTGTTCCACAAATTTAACCAATTGGCTCCGCCCATTCTCCTTTGCGACGACGTGATAACAGATATTTGGACGGTCAAAGCTACCAATAAATTGTTGGGCCTCTTCTAGTTTTAATCGGGCAATAATCTCTCGACGAGTAGGACCATCAGCGGTCGCAGTTAATGCGATTCGCGGCACTGCGGGGAAACGTTCATGGAGAACGGCGAGTTGGACATATTCAGGGCGAAAATCGTGACCCCACT of the Gammaproteobacteria bacterium genome contains:
- the recQ gene encoding ATP-dependent DNA helicase RecQ — encoded protein: MSISDGDLTPLAVLRRVFGYDVFRGQQAAIIDQLLAGGDALVLMPTGGGKSLCYQIPAIIRPGVGVVVSPLIALMHDQVQALRQWGVKAAYLNSSLSLDQARQVENRVLARDLDLIYIAPERLLTERFLSLLARLNPAPAFFAIDEAHCVSQWGHDFRPEYVQLAVLHERFPAVPRIALTATADGPTRREIIARLKLEEAQQFIGSFDRPNICYHVVAKENGRSQLVKFVEQEHPGETGIVYCLSRKTVESTAAYLRTRGWEALSYHAGMETVARTTNQNRFLREEGVVMVATIAFGMGIDKPNVRFVAHLDLPKSLEGYYQETGRAGRDGLPADAWLAYGLGDVVLLRQILAKSEADEEHKRIEQHKLEAMLGYCETTVCRRQVLLNYFGEEREEPCGNCDTCLEPIQSRDGTVLAQKALSCVYRTGNRFGAAHLVDVLLGRNTERVLRFGHNQVSTYGIGKDLNENEWRSIYRQLVASGLLAVDVEGYGGLQLTPASRPVLRGDVPIRLRIDPPSCRSTKDMRVPGGKGSSPRPIRGSVRTFNNPADQTLWDVLKARRRELADEQGVPAYMIFYDTTLLEILDHRPMNLKKMAAISGIGVRKLESYGQAFLDVLDAHAEHYGHSARLPQRPAPPPAWSVNETAEMTLSLLLQGMVPEEIASRRNLKIGTIYGHLEQAIESGELAVSDVVHLDPSELFVIEAAFRAMPSDLRYTLKPVFEVLEGRYEYWILRCVRAGMK